From one Pedobacter faecalis genomic stretch:
- a CDS encoding transglycosylase domain-containing protein, translating into MNKPLSKEEIRKYNITLWKILIGGMVLFALFIISIGFGLFGELPSFRDIEHPKSNQASEIVTDDGRVLGTYFVQNRSNVTYSEISPNVINALIATEDIRFRDHSGIDFRRTFTIILYNLVGKKQGGSTITQQLALNLFSEEGRQQNIFKRAMQKFKEWVIAVKLERNYTKEEIIVMYLNTVDFGNQAYGIKSAARVYFNTTPDKLTVPQAATLIGILKGITRYSPTRNPERSLARRNLIMELMVKAELLTAQQYETEKEKPLGLRFNAATVNEGIAPYFRAVLKADIKRIFEERSITKPDGTPYDLDRDGLRIVTTLNYDMQVYAEEAQKEYMKVLQASFLKSWKGRNPFKGKDLQIRQGIKRSDRYKALQLEGKSEEEIMADFNTPTQLTIFTWKGNIDTLMKPIDSVKYYKMLLRNAMMAMDPQTGYVKAWVGGINYEHFKYDQVKMGTRQVGSTAKPFTYTVAIENGYSPCFSVPNEPVTIEVPGSEPWTPRSSGTVPGYLTLQKGLALSQNYIAAYVMKQVGPTAVATLIKKMGVTTEVPPYPSIALGSFDASVYDMVGAYSVFANKGVWTKPTYILRIEDKNGVVLHSEKPIPVPALNEEVAYVMTRMLRGVVTHGTGWRLAGRYGVKAPIGGKTGTTQNNSDGWFIGISPQLVAGVWTGCEDRAFHFTSTAQGDGATTALPIFAGFMKRVYANPKLKIQQADFEPPVNGVSIVYDCAQYQQQQQAEETTELDEKLGF; encoded by the coding sequence ATGAATAAACCTCTTTCTAAGGAAGAAATCAGGAAATACAACATAACACTCTGGAAGATACTGATTGGCGGAATGGTACTTTTTGCGCTTTTCATCATTTCGATCGGTTTCGGACTTTTCGGCGAACTTCCTTCATTCAGGGATATCGAGCACCCAAAAAGCAACCAGGCCTCAGAAATCGTCACCGACGACGGGCGGGTGCTTGGCACTTATTTCGTTCAGAACCGTTCCAACGTCACTTACAGCGAAATATCGCCAAACGTTATCAATGCCCTGATCGCTACAGAAGACATCCGATTCCGTGATCACTCAGGAATCGATTTTCGCCGGACCTTCACCATCATCCTGTACAACCTGGTTGGAAAAAAGCAGGGCGGAAGTACCATTACGCAGCAGCTTGCCTTAAACTTGTTCTCAGAAGAAGGTCGCCAGCAGAACATCTTTAAACGCGCCATGCAAAAGTTCAAGGAATGGGTCATTGCCGTAAAACTGGAGCGAAACTACACCAAGGAGGAAATCATTGTGATGTACCTGAACACGGTCGACTTCGGCAACCAGGCCTACGGCATTAAATCGGCCGCCCGCGTATATTTCAACACCACACCCGATAAACTCACCGTACCACAGGCGGCCACCCTGATCGGGATACTTAAGGGCATTACGAGATATTCGCCTACGCGTAACCCCGAGCGCTCCCTTGCACGCCGCAACCTGATTATGGAACTCATGGTGAAGGCAGAACTGCTCACCGCACAGCAATATGAGACCGAAAAGGAAAAGCCGCTCGGCTTAAGGTTTAATGCAGCAACGGTCAATGAAGGCATAGCCCCATACTTCCGCGCTGTTCTTAAAGCAGATATCAAGCGGATCTTTGAAGAAAGGTCGATCACCAAGCCAGACGGCACACCTTACGACCTTGATCGCGACGGACTTCGGATCGTCACCACGCTTAATTACGACATGCAGGTTTATGCTGAGGAAGCTCAGAAAGAATATATGAAAGTACTTCAGGCCTCCTTCTTAAAGAGCTGGAAAGGCCGCAACCCTTTTAAAGGGAAAGATTTACAAATCCGCCAGGGCATTAAGCGTTCAGACAGGTACAAAGCGCTTCAGTTAGAAGGTAAATCGGAGGAGGAGATCATGGCCGACTTCAACACACCCACGCAGCTTACCATCTTTACCTGGAAAGGCAATATCGATACCCTGATGAAGCCTATCGACTCCGTAAAATATTACAAGATGCTGCTTCGGAACGCCATGATGGCCATGGATCCGCAAACCGGCTATGTAAAAGCCTGGGTGGGTGGCATCAACTACGAACACTTCAAGTACGACCAGGTCAAGATGGGTACCCGCCAGGTCGGCTCTACCGCCAAGCCATTTACCTATACCGTAGCTATTGAAAATGGCTATTCCCCTTGCTTCAGTGTACCGAATGAGCCGGTAACGATAGAAGTGCCGGGCAGCGAGCCATGGACACCGCGTTCCAGCGGGACTGTACCCGGATATCTTACCCTGCAGAAGGGCCTGGCCCTTTCGCAGAACTATATCGCAGCCTATGTCATGAAACAGGTGGGTCCTACTGCGGTGGCTACACTGATCAAGAAAATGGGCGTTACTACCGAAGTACCTCCCTACCCTTCCATAGCGCTGGGATCGTTTGATGCCTCGGTGTACGATATGGTGGGCGCATACAGCGTGTTTGCCAATAAGGGGGTGTGGACTAAACCCACCTACATCCTCCGCATAGAAGATAAGAACGGCGTGGTGCTGCATAGCGAAAAACCTATACCTGTACCTGCACTCAATGAAGAGGTGGCTTACGTAATGACCCGCATGCTGCGTGGTGTGGTAACACATGGTACGGGCTGGCGGTTAGCCGGTCGCTATGGCGTAAAAGCGCCAATAGGCGGTAAGACCGGCACCACACAGAACAACTCAGATGGCTGGTTTATCGGCATCAGTCCGCAACTCGTAGCCGGGGTGTGGACAGGCTGTGAAGACCGCGCATTCCATTTTACGAGTACAGCACAGGGGGACGGGGCCACGACAGCGCTGCCTATATTTGCCGGCTTCATGAAGCGGGTATATGCCAATCCGAAGCTTAAGATTCAGCAGGCCGATTTCGAGCCGCCTGTTAACGGCGTATCTATTGTGTACGACTGTGCGCAGTATCAGCAGCAGCAACAGGCCGAGGAAACCACTGAACTCGACGAGAAACTCGGTTTCTAG
- a CDS encoding tetratricopeptide repeat protein, which produces MKHYAIHKLNIILAALVSIFYSCGSHRDTATSRGMQNLTARYNYIYNARQILSVHQAELAQNYPDNYNSILPVYIGPEGDAADAGFTAGLKPMNDIIKKAEFIIFERTASNYIDDAYLLLGKASFYNSNYFNSTEYFDYVARTYSKNKDLVLEALNWKARSLMQLRRLSEAGKVLDTLMQIIPGSKKSEKLAETYATLAQMCIYLKDDSCATEYLAQALQNGAGSLNKIRWIFILGQLYERQKRYADAASAYRKIQRSNAPYEMYFQAGLGQIRLQQSSDALETDIRTALSRMLRDDKNVDYHDQVYYQIGENYADEQMWEEALAQYTLALRTPTASQSQKGLAYMRMADIYFKQQKDYVRAKAYYDSTVYALPDSYPDYELVRKKAQNLGYLTTRYEQIALEDALQAIARRPENERAALIEALVKPAATTAAADNAVAPASVGAPASVTTNTVQSGFYFNNTTAISIGFNDFKKKWGNRKREDNWRQSVRNSAQQNTQNALSNTNLLPDSPDKHAGVQNTTDTAALIKTYSARLPVTPELMAGSDKRIIDAYYEIGNFYLQELRDQAEAAEVFETLLKRYPANDYLPAVFYSLFLAHRDSDPDKANLYRNKLLNDHAGSSYAKTLLDPAYAARQTELEAASARRYNEVFEQYEQKNYPEVISMARQMEVQPANLFSSQFAYLKAIAIGRTNHVDSLLKAFNNIVRSYPDDKLITPLVQEHVNYINNHLQAFRARKVALVDFDPNEPPFQEARIAQHPAPANPPAAKVQTPQNAVQTTKPVQPVPAPVAPAQPAAVPVVAVKTDGTFTDKPSATYYFVVHVQDASLTLSSSRFGIGQFNRGNYAEASLRHQLKEFDNDQLVYVGNFSTFEEAKVYASGIVPQLRQIMKVPANLYSSFIVSKENFDLITTRRLLDQYVEFYKKNY; this is translated from the coding sequence TTGAAACACTACGCGATCCACAAATTAAACATCATTCTTGCTGCGCTGGTTTCCATATTTTACTCCTGCGGCTCACATCGTGACACAGCCACAAGCCGCGGCATGCAGAACCTTACCGCCCGCTACAACTATATTTACAATGCCAGACAGATCCTAAGTGTACACCAGGCAGAACTCGCACAGAACTACCCAGACAATTACAACAGCATTCTGCCCGTATATATAGGGCCTGAAGGCGATGCCGCAGACGCAGGGTTTACGGCTGGACTGAAGCCGATGAATGACATCATAAAAAAGGCGGAGTTCATTATTTTTGAAAGAACCGCAAGCAATTACATTGATGACGCGTATCTCCTGCTTGGCAAAGCCAGCTTTTACAACAGCAATTATTTTAACTCGACAGAATATTTTGATTACGTGGCCCGTACATATTCCAAAAACAAGGATCTTGTGCTGGAAGCGCTCAATTGGAAAGCGAGGAGCCTGATGCAACTGAGGCGGCTCAGTGAAGCTGGTAAGGTGCTAGACACCCTCATGCAGATCATCCCCGGATCCAAGAAAAGCGAAAAGCTTGCCGAAACCTACGCAACGCTTGCCCAAATGTGTATTTATCTTAAAGACGACAGCTGTGCGACAGAATATCTTGCCCAGGCACTTCAGAACGGCGCCGGAAGCCTGAACAAGATCAGATGGATTTTTATTCTCGGGCAATTGTATGAGCGGCAGAAACGATATGCAGATGCGGCATCCGCCTACAGGAAAATCCAGCGGAGCAATGCTCCATATGAAATGTATTTCCAGGCCGGCCTCGGGCAGATCCGCCTGCAGCAATCCTCGGACGCCTTAGAGACAGACATCAGAACCGCGCTAAGCCGCATGCTCCGGGACGATAAAAACGTGGATTATCACGATCAGGTCTATTATCAGATCGGGGAAAATTATGCAGACGAACAGATGTGGGAAGAAGCTTTAGCGCAATACACATTGGCTCTGCGTACACCAACGGCCAGCCAAAGCCAAAAGGGCTTGGCCTATATGCGCATGGCCGATATATATTTTAAACAACAAAAAGACTATGTCCGCGCCAAGGCCTATTACGACAGTACGGTGTATGCATTACCCGATTCATACCCCGATTATGAACTTGTACGTAAAAAAGCGCAGAACCTCGGCTACCTCACCACGCGCTATGAACAGATCGCGCTCGAAGACGCCCTGCAGGCAATAGCTCGACGGCCGGAGAACGAACGCGCCGCGCTTATTGAAGCTTTAGTCAAACCTGCTGCGACAACTGCGGCAGCAGATAACGCTGTAGCGCCAGCATCTGTTGGAGCCCCGGCCTCCGTAACAACAAACACCGTACAAAGCGGCTTTTACTTCAACAATACCACGGCCATCAGCATCGGTTTTAATGATTTTAAAAAAAAATGGGGAAACCGGAAGCGCGAAGACAACTGGCGGCAAAGCGTCCGGAATTCGGCGCAGCAGAATACACAGAACGCTCTGTCCAACACAAATCTGCTGCCTGACTCTCCCGACAAGCATGCAGGTGTTCAGAACACCACTGATACTGCGGCACTTATCAAAACCTATAGTGCGCGACTGCCTGTAACTCCAGAACTGATGGCGGGATCTGATAAACGGATCATTGATGCCTACTACGAGATTGGAAACTTCTACCTTCAGGAATTGAGGGACCAGGCTGAGGCTGCCGAGGTATTTGAAACTTTACTCAAACGCTACCCGGCAAACGATTACCTTCCTGCTGTTTTCTACAGTCTGTTTCTGGCTCATCGCGACTCAGACCCGGACAAGGCTAATCTTTACCGGAATAAGCTGCTCAACGACCACGCCGGCTCGTCTTATGCCAAGACCTTGCTCGATCCCGCGTACGCTGCCCGACAGACCGAGCTGGAAGCAGCCTCCGCCAGACGCTACAACGAAGTTTTTGAACAGTACGAACAGAAAAATTACCCAGAAGTAATTTCCATGGCAAGGCAGATGGAAGTGCAGCCGGCTAACTTGTTTTCCTCCCAGTTCGCCTATTTAAAAGCCATTGCCATCGGCCGGACAAACCATGTGGACAGTCTGCTAAAGGCATTCAACAATATCGTACGCAGCTATCCCGACGATAAACTCATCACCCCGCTGGTGCAGGAGCATGTAAACTATATTAACAATCATCTCCAGGCCTTCCGTGCACGCAAGGTTGCGCTGGTCGATTTTGATCCGAACGAGCCGCCTTTTCAGGAAGCCAGGATAGCACAACACCCGGCGCCGGCCAACCCGCCGGCCGCAAAGGTGCAGACACCCCAAAACGCCGTGCAAACGACTAAGCCAGTCCAGCCAGTCCCCGCGCCGGTCGCCCCCGCACAACCCGCCGCTGTGCCCGTTGTTGCTGTAAAAACCGATGGTACCTTTACAGATAAGCCTTCAGCCACCTATTACTTTGTGGTACACGTTCAAGATGCCTCATTGACATTAAGCTCATCCCGGTTCGGCATCGGTCAGTTTAACCGCGGCAACTACGCAGAAGCCAGCCTGCGGCATCAGTTAAAGGAATTTGACAATGATCAGCTCGTATACGTCGGGAACTTTAGTACTTTTGAGGAAGCTAAGGTCTATGCCTCAGGTATAGTGCCGCAACTGAGACAGATCATGAAGGTGCCAGCAAATCTTTACAGCAGTTTTATCGTCAGCAAAGAAAACTTTGATCTGATCACTACCCGAAGGCTGCTCGACCAATACGTAGAATTTTATAAAAAGAATTATTAA
- a CDS encoding AtpZ/AtpI family protein, with translation MAEQDNKGKRVNSYVKYSAMGFQMLVTIGLFVFAGYKIDAYQQNRTPLATALLGVLGVIVSLYQVIRQLNRKE, from the coding sequence ATGGCAGAACAGGACAATAAAGGCAAAAGGGTCAATAGCTATGTGAAATATTCGGCTATGGGTTTTCAAATGCTCGTCACCATAGGCCTGTTCGTATTCGCAGGTTATAAAATTGATGCATATCAGCAAAACCGGACGCCGCTTGCAACTGCACTGCTGGGCGTGCTTGGTGTGATTGTTTCTTTATATCAGGTGATTAGGCAGCTGAACAGAAAGGAATAG